tggagtttttgaggtgaaaagattaatttaaggtaaatttattacatgcaTATCGAGTTGGAacttttgatgataaaaaaattacttatcaattggattttatttatttatttatggtaTTAACCTATGTTTTTCATTGACTCAAGCAGGGAACGGGTTTTGGATTAGTACCTAGTCAGTGTTTGTCCATTAACGGTAGAGGAAATGATGAAAGGATGGCTCGGGACTAGTACATTGGTGGTGCGAAAGGAGGAAAGGATGGATAACCCATCAATGTTTGTCCTTTCACGGTGGAGGAAAGGATGGAGACACATACATTGGTCATGGTGATTGGTCAGCAAAGGAACAATAATGCAGAAAATCATACATTTCCATGCTGAAGGAGTTGACTGGTATTTAGTTGAGGCCTTACTAAGGTACAcatctcctctcttttccttgtgGTTTGGGTGTTTGCTAGAAAATCATCCATTTCTATGTCCATCTACTGGTGTTCATGTCTTAAAATGTTCGCTTGAAGGTCATAATTTTCAATCATCCATTTATTAATATGCAAGATTGATTCTGAAAAGATTTTACATGAGGTTCCATCTTCACTTTTATTGACTTCTAGTTCTATTTGCTTACACTTACATAAAAAAcatctttttgcattttgctttacctcaagaaaataaaattgggaCAAAATAGgttcataaattatgaaaaaccaTATAACTCTATTTGACAATAATTGCATATtaacaaaattctaaaaatgaattttttatgaccgcaatatttgaaaaataaataagaaaagtaaaagactCTAGATAAACCCAAGCATTTGAAAAAGGGGGGTGGGGCAATATGAATGAGAGAACATGAAGCAAAGTTAGTTGTGGCACGCAATCATTtcctatattaatttttttttcatgtaaagAGTAGCAATATTCAAGAAAGGAAACTAGTTTATATGTTAATAAAAAATAGCCAAAGTTTAATTTCCTTAGAACGtctaatctaaaaattataattgaggTTATGTCTAACCTAACAATCACATTTGACATCACAATCTAACAATTAGCTTGATTATAATGTTACTTCTATAATTTTGATATGATTTAGGATTGGCATTGGGAGTAGTAAATCAATCATTATCCGTGGAGGATAGGATGAATACCTAATTTATGTTTGTCTAATCACTATTTGTCtattaaagaataattatcTAGAAAGTCCCAAACTTATTGTACaataatcaatttagtcctaaatttttcaattttgttaatttaattctaaaaattttgacaattttccagTATAGACagtccaactaattttgattggaaatcactTACGACGATTGGTATTTACGTAAGCTATTTCCATCGTTAAAAGATTGataattaaattggaaaatttagaaagtttagaattgaattggctgtcatataataagtttataactttttggataatATTTCAGTCTATAAATGGTGGAGGAAAGGATGGAACTCAAACATTTGTGATGTTGACCAGTCAAGgaacaataaaatgcaaaaagtcATCCATCTCAATATACATAGGTATTAAAAGATGGTGACTTTGAAATTAGCACTAGTCCCGGATTGATGTTTATATTGCTCGATTGTTTATAAGTCCACATTGTTGTTTTGATCAAGGCGACTGAAagcagtcttttttttttttttttcttttttattataaagtTTTGACCAGTGACGACTTGGAGCAGTGTCCTACAAGTTTTTAGCTTCCTAAGGAATTCACTGAAGAGGAAGAGTGGGAAAAGGACTTCAAGTCACCGCTAGTCCAACTGGCCTCACAGACCAAGGGCCAAGTTGTCCTGCATATCAGCGTGTCCATTTCACTTACCATTACCACGCTTTGTCATTGTGAAAAAATGGTTCAAGAAAAGCAGCATCCCCTCATACAAGGGaggaaagaaggagagagagagagagagagagagagagggctgtcaataaaagaaaaatcaactttttatcCTGCAAAAAGGGCAGCTGTCAAAGAAATTCACTTCATGCAAGTTTCGGCGAAGAGGGCTCGCGTGCACTGTACAgcaatatgaagaaaaaagtTGCGAAGAGCTCGAAAAAGTAAATAGATACTGCTAACTAAAGTGTAGCATATCATGGAGACAGAACTTGGGACATGTGGGTTCTAATCTAAAGTCAGATTTCTGACGTCAAAGGCCATAGCTATTTTACGCGCCCCAGGCATTTCACTAAATTATTTTGGATTTCAatagtatttttcttttgaattttaattgcAAGAAATGGAATTTAACCACAACCTACCTTCATTGGTTTGtttgacagttttttttttcttttggtcggtgGTTTGTTTGACAGTTAAAACTGCCCAAAATGTGTTCTTATTCtaagtaaatatatattttataatcttgtttctggcttttcttttggttaatcattatttttttgttgattgatttttgttgatattacACTGATGAAAAGGAAACATAACTTAAAAAAACACTTTTTGCTATTAATGAGTGTTTTTACAACATATGGAATATTTCGccatatatgaaaatatttcagCCTATAATGGATACATTTACCGAGTATAAGTAGTTTTTATTAAGAGTAACATGCAATCTTATcaatatgttaaaaaattatcaatatggATTCCTTGTAATATTTTTCAACGGCAAAACATCTAACTTTAACATTAAGTCAGATACCCCtcttaaaatgcaaaaaaaaaaaaaaaaaaatcatgaggaTGTACGGACAATCATAAAAGGGTCTCGCTTTATCTGGATGCCATGAGAAAATTAAATTTCACATGTGATACTCTGTCAGGGTTGTTCCCAAATTTGTCCCTATGTAATATTTCCTTAAGAGACCAAAACGGACAAAATGCTAAAATACCTGTTCTGTTATGGTTAACTTCCCACATTCACATTTTTAGCTTGCGGTTACTTTTaccatgcctttttttttttttttttttttttttcgtatttcCATTTTCATCTACGGTATCTCTCTGGGGAAAGTGCTCTGAATTTGATTACGTTCGgtgtgaattttctttttggcaaattaTACTATTTGATATAAAATTATGCACTGACTTCACAAATAAAATCAATGTGAAAATCTCCTCTatataattttgtaattaaacCCTCTACCCAAAGAGCTGCCTTTAAGAATTGAATTTCATGctctatccaaaaaaattgtggCCATCTAAGCTCCACATCAAATAATATTATGCACTACTAACCagaaaaattattgacataattgcacaattagttttaaacttattatatcgaaactaatcgagtcttaaattATTTCTAATTGAACCAATGTAGTCGTAAACCTTTGATGGAAAATGTAATCCAGTCATTTTGACCTAGTCATACTTGATTTATTCGACATGACAGTGTAGTCATCACCGACAATCTTATATATAATGCTGAGGTGTGACGTGGATTATTTCAACAAAATGATGCcttttttttatcgattttaatgatttttttttcatgtaattatGGGTTGCATACGAGTCTTGCAAACCTACAAAAATCCATGTAGAGCTGAGCTTTGATGttttaaatttatcttatttgggttttaaaattttaattgactCATATACAGACTGACGCACTAAAATTGAGTTGAAAAATGGATTTGTAACCCATATTGCTgctttctgttaaaaaaaaaaaaaacccatattGCTGCTTCTTTAAGAACTACGTAGTGAGTGTGGCCTATCCTTGTCCGTTTGTTCTCTTTATTAATTACATTTTGTTATATTGATGCTAACACTGTATAAAGCACTCATTCCACGGGCGATGATATAAGTCGagtcatttttgttattttgacagctggtaattatatttttattattttttattttgaagccCCACGATGCGCGGgcaatttaaattttagaaaaaaaatcaagcgaACAGACTGTATCCAATATCGTGACCACGTGGGCTTAGCTTTCGttacttttataattttctcgCACCTAATCAATGTTTGTGCATTAGCGGTGACCGGTCAACTGAAGgaataataaaatgaagaaaatcaccCATTTCTGTTAGTCATCGTCTACAAGTCCCCCATTCCATTCTTGTCTGTACTACCCGACTTATAAAAGAACTGACTGGTGTTTAGTTAAGGCTACCGAGCTCTTCCCTGCTTGTATTGATTGCTCTTCGACATTCCCTTCCATCATCCTTCTCTGAACTCAAATCTCTTTGCCTTCTTCGTCTCTCATCGTTCTTGCTCTGTCTCGCCCTTTCTTCTCCTCGGCACgacctttcttccttctcctccttcattATCTGCTTCTCTTTTTCATCGTTCTCTTTATCTGTCGCTCTGTTTTCTCGCTCTTTATTTCTCGgacaaaaatcaaagaaaatgtcGACCGATTCTGCCATTTCAATTGCATGGGATGTTTTGAAGTGCTTAGTTGCTCCCCTCAAGCGTGGATTCAGCTACGTCATGTCCTCCAAGAGCTACGCCGACAATCTTCGGAAGGAAGTCGGGAATCTGGAGTACGAGGCTGAGAGGATCCGCCATGCCGCGGAAGGGGCCGAAAACAATCTACGAAGTATCCACGGATGGGTCCCGGAGTTTCTGGCAAGTGCTGAGAAGGCCTTGATAGAGGCGAGAGACCTGTTGGGCAAATTCGAAAAGGCGAGCAAGACTTGCTGCCACGGGACTCTTCCCGACCCCAATTGTCGCTATCAGTTCAGCAGGAAGGCCAAGCACGAGACCGACGACATTAAGAatctcattttgaaaaacaGTAACAGGGAGATCTCCTTCAGCGGTCCTGCTCCTGGTAATGTCGCTGCTCTAATTCCAGCTGGGAGAGAAGGCAAAGATGTCGTCCAGTCGACCACCACAGCGGCCTCCGCTTCTTCTGTCGACTTCGAATCCAGAGATTTGATGATACGGAACATCATGGACGCTCTTGTGGATAACCGCTATAGCGTGGTCGGGGTTCACGGGATGGGCGGGGTCGGCAAGTCCACCCTTTTGGTGGATGCCGAGAAGAGAATAAGGGAAAAGAAGTTGTTTGATTGGGTTGCTAAGGCCGATGTGTCGCAAAATCCAGATATCAAGAGGATTCAAGGAGAGATTGCGCACGAGTTGGGCCTGGACTTCAAGAAGGAGGAGTTTGTCAGCGTGCGCGCGAAGCTTCTGTGCGAGAGGTTGGAAGCTGAGGGGAAGACAAAAAAGGTCCTCATAATACTGGACAATCTGTGGGAGCAGCTCGACTTGAAATCAGTCGGCATTCCTTGCGGACATAACAACAAAGTTATGGGGTGCAAGTTATTGTTGACGTCAAGAGATCAACGTGTTCTGCGAAGGGAAATGCACTGTGACAATGCCTTCGTCCTTTATGGGCTGGAAAACGAAGAGGCAAAAAGACTGTTTGAGACGGAGGTGGGAGGCAAAGTTCAAGTTGAGTTAGAACCCTTGGTGGAGGAAGCACTCTCCATATGTGCAGGTTTGCCTTTTCTAATTCTCGCAATAGCGAAACTTTTTATAGACACTAGTTACTCTGAGTGTAAGGATGCTTTGAAACAAATCTGGAACGAAGAAACCGGTGAGGTGATAAATAAGACGTTGCGAGTAAGTTATGATCGTATAAAACGCGAGGAGGCGAAGTCATTGTTACGACTTTGTGTTGCTTGTGGTGTCTCTAAGCCATCTCTTGAATACTTGGTGAGGTACGGCATGGGTTTGAGGTTATTTCGAGAAGCTAGCAGCATGGAAGAAGCTAGAGAAAGGTTGGGCTCACTGATCCATACTCTGAAAGCCTCCTCTCTTTTGttagaagatgaagatggtaATGGTTTCAAGATTCATGACTTGGTTTGTGGGTTTGTTATCTCAATTGCTTCAAGGGACCACCCTCTTCTCATTTTGAAAGATAACAATAAGTTGTTGACAGAGTTGTCAAAGGATAAGCTCAAAAGTTGTGAGGCAATATGCTTTCCTTATGTTAAATTGGAGAAGCTTCCTGAAGAATTAGATTGCCCTGAATTGCAGATCTTTATGTtgttcacaaaaaataattttcttgagGTCTCAGATTCATATTTCAACTCTATGAGAAATCTCATAGTCTTAAATCTTAATGGGATACGTCTCAATCGTTCGCCTTCGCCGTTTCAATTCTTGGAGAACTTATACACTCTGTGTCTCGATCGTTCTTCGTTAGAAGATGTGGCCGTTCTTGGCAAGCTAAAAGGTTTACAAATTCTCAGCCTTATGAACTCCGAAATTCAGCGATTGTCAAAAGAAATTGGGCAATTGGTAGAGCTGAGGTTATTGGACTTGAATCATTGTTCAAATCTTCAGGTAATTGAACCAGGTGTGCTTGGAAGCTTAATCAAATTGGAGGAGTTGTACATGAAGGGTAGCTTTAAACAATGGAATGATGTGGACCAAACTCCACCAACTAATGCTAGTCTTATTGAGTTGAATAACATGAAGAATCTCAGAATTTTGCATCTAGTTATTCTCAATCCAAGTGTGATCCCAGAGGATCTAACCTTCAAGAAATTAACCAAGTCCAAAATTCAGATCGGTAAACTATGGCAATGGTCAAGTCACCAAGGATTGAACACATTGGAGCTCATGTTGGAtccaaaaagtgatattttTCAGAAAGGATGCATACAAAGTATCTTAGACAAAACCAACGATCTTTTTTTAGACGGATTGGATGGAATTGAGCAAAGTATTTGTGCGTTATCCCAAAAAGCTTTTCCAGAATTAAAGCATCTACACATCCTGAATAGTCCCTCCGTCCATTACATCCTCCATTCGCCATCCCATACATATTTTAAGACGTTGGAGTCATTATTTCTATGGAATCTCACCAACTTGAAGAAGATATGCACCAACAATATCTCCTCCAAGTCCTTTAGTGCATTAAAAGTAGTACAAGTCAAGTATTGTCACAAGATGGAAGTTCTATTTCCTCTTTCATCGGTGAGGGAACTTCCACAGCTAAAAGAGATCGAAGTtgtcaattgcatgttaatgcAGGGAATTGTAGAAGTTGATGAGAGTGGCAAATTTGAGATGCGTAATATGCATGTATTGAAATTGCATTCCTTGCCACATATCAAGAACTTTTTCATTGCCAAGTCGGCTCCTTTGAGTAGTACATCAAACAACCTGGTTGGCACTCAAATTGCATTCTTCAATGGACAACAGGTAACTTTCTATCAAAAGaatgttaattatttattaattttttcttccttcgctTATTAGATGTAATGCGGATTGTGGTGCTTATTCAGTTCattatttttagtttgttttcttCCTAATTGCTTTATTTGTGCATGCCTTCTCTATAATTAGATAAAGCAATCTTCCGTTTCTCTTCAGTGCATAGAAATCCTAATAATTATATGAAATCCATgtaaattagtttgtgatagATTCTAAGTTATATTCATAGGCTTTCATAAGCAAAATCAAAGGGAATTTTGGCACTAAAATAATTCCATTAGtaaagtaatttttaattttttgaaatggaTTTCATTGAATTCAGTTATCAAACTTTGTTATAATccacaaaatatataatataggcAACTCTCTTAAAAACCAACATGAGGAATGGAAAGGAGGACCGggtttttaaataaaagcaacTATGCTAATCGATTGACGCATGTCTCTTTTATATTGCATTTAAACGAGCACTTAGTCATTGCATAGGTCTCATAATTGTAAGAGTAGAGAATTTTGTGCATGTTCATTATTTATAGATATATTAGTACTTATTTTTGGCATAACAAACACAATTCACAATTGGTGTTTGATATCTTGTTAAATTGGTTATAGATAGTGTTTTACTAACATTAAAGAGAGAAGTCAATAAACAGAGGACAAACAATTGCCTAGTTAAGAAAAGCGCACAACTATTTTGTCCAACAAAAGTTGAGGCGGCTATTTCGTTGACTAGTGTATTTTCATAATGGCGATAAGCACCAAAGGCAATGGTGGGGCCCAAGACTCCTGCAATATGTTAATTTCCCCGTCAATAGAGGGTCCTGGATATATTTGTTGTGGGTCCCACAAGGCTGTGTGTGTGAGCCTTTACCTCTTCGCTTTTTCTTAATTGCCGTAGTGTTTGGGGCTTTTAACTTTCGCCATTGTTCTCATTGGACACATGGCCATGGATATCAGTTGAacttttttgggccaaaatttgaGGTCGAAAGTGTTGTTGGGTTTGCTTTATTATATAGAGAGAGATGACTAATGCTCCACTTGCTAATCCATTTCCGAAGGACTTCGGATGGAATAAAACTAGCTCACTCATCAAATtaagctcagcattgcaagtTTTTTTAGCGAAGGAAAGATTGGCAATTAGAAATGACGATAGTATGGAGATTTGTTTTTTACTCCATTTTtctgttttattctttttttttccttttgtgcaaTTTAATAATCTCCCTCTCCACTTGGCACTCATCTATATTTACTGTCTGAAAGTTCACGAATTCAAGATTTAAGTTGATCACCAATTCCATGAGCAAATTTCGCAGGTTGCCTTTCGGATATTGGAGACATTAGAAATCATTGGCTTGGATAGCCTCGAGTTTATATTTTTCCCATCCATGGTTAAATCTCTCACACAACTAAAAAAACTGACTATATCGGATTGTGAGAAGACGAAGGCGATCATTATGGAGGAAGAAGGATTGGGAATGGAAACATCAGAAATTTTGGCATTCCCGATGTTAACCGATTTACacttaaacaattaaaaagtttgagGTGCTTTTCTTGTGGAAAGTGTaagtttgatttttcctttttatcattGAAGATTGTCTTGTAGATATATTCATCTTTGCAATACAAATGGTGATATTCTTTTCATCCAATGAAATACCAATTACAGGTGCACAAGAAAGTCGAAGTCAAGATCGTGTCACATCACGTGCTACTGTACTCTTCAATCAAGAGGTACGTGATTAACattacattaaaatattaaatacacTGGAGATAAGCATGGCCAAGGAAAAAACTAAGTTACTTATAATGTatattttgattaaaatatttttatagaaaatgtgTCGTAAAAGCATAAATGTTCAAAGTTGCTGACATGTATGAGTTGCAATTTCTTACTTTCAATATCTCTACAAATAGTTTTCATAAAATATGGTTGAACATCTCTTATTGTACTTGCACAAAGCATGAATTGGTAATATGACTGCCAAATAGGATCTCTAAAAGTTTTATGATGTTCcaaaaaacttaaaactctCATCAGCCTCACATGTATGGCATAGACATTGCACGCATGTacattgaattaaattgaaaaaacaattgAGAGGAAAGTGAGCAGCAAAGTTCAAGTGGCTGGAGATGAAGGGCCTTTAATACGCTCACTTGACATCATTTGCACTTGCAAGATCTCATTTATTTTCCCGATCGAAGGAAGCTTTGCTCTTTCTCTTAATTGCACCGTAAAAGGAATCTAAGCACTCTCCATCGCCCTAAGCGAGAAAGATATCTAGGGTCTAGGGCTTCAGAAATCACCCTGTTTAGTTTTCACATGAACTACAAGGCCATTCTTATGAAACTCTtgctaaagaaataaaatacaattCGTAGATAAGATATTTTAGTTGAGTCATATGTCTTGTTGAGTGGATAGCGAAAGAAtgtttcaaaggaaaatgaaatagagTGATTTACAAGTGAGTCCACTTTGATTAAACTAAAAGCAATATAGGCCGTTTACCTAAAATGTTGTTTATGCACCCAAAGAGGTTGTGGAAACGGGCCCTCccacaaaataaatgcatcgactttcttgaataattttaatttctataattGGATATTTAGAAAAACCTTCAATTATTTGACTTGAGTATAAGTATGATCTATCCTTGATATCTAACTACTAGATCCCCCAGCATGGataaaaatcaatgaatttaggaaaatttaatCGATTAAGTATAGTTCTTTCAAGTGGGGAATGATGTAAGTAAGATTTGTTTGTTTGCCCAAGCAATTCATTTTTTAGTGGCTTTCTCTTAGCCTCACTCTTTAATTGCTTTGG
This Eucalyptus grandis isolate ANBG69807.140 chromosome 7, ASM1654582v1, whole genome shotgun sequence DNA region includes the following protein-coding sequences:
- the LOC120295867 gene encoding probable disease resistance protein At4g27220 produces the protein MSTDSAISIAWDVLKCLVAPLKRGFSYVMSSKSYADNLRKEVGNLEYEAERIRHAAEGAENNLRSIHGWVPEFLASAEKALIEARDLLGKFEKASKTCCHGTLPDPNCRYQFSRKAKHETDDIKNLILKNSNREISFSGPAPGNVAALIPAGREGKDVVQSTTTAASASSVDFESRDLMIRNIMDALVDNRYSVVGVHGMGGVGKSTLLVDAEKRIREKKLFDWVAKADVSQNPDIKRIQGEIAHELGLDFKKEEFVSVRAKLLCERLEAEGKTKKVLIILDNLWEQLDLKSVGIPCGHNNKVMGCKLLLTSRDQRVLRREMHCDNAFVLYGLENEEAKRLFETEVGGKVQVELEPLVEEALSICAGLPFLILAIAKLFIDTSYSECKDALKQIWNEETGEVINKTLRVSYDRIKREEAKSLLRLCVACGVSKPSLEYLVRYGMGLRLFREASSMEEARERLGSLIHTLKASSLLLEDEDGNGFKIHDLVCGFVISIASRDHPLLILKDNNKLLTELSKDKLKSCEAICFPYVKLEKLPEELDCPELQIFMLFTKNNFLEVSDSYFNSMRNLIVLNLNGIRLNRSPSPFQFLENLYTLCLDRSSLEDVAVLGKLKGLQILSLMNSEIQRLSKEIGQLVELRLLDLNHCSNLQGIVEVDESGKFEMRNMHVLKLHSLPHIKNFFIAKSAPLSSTSNNLVGTQIAFFNGQQCLGLLTFAIVLIGHMAMDIS